A genome region from Arachis duranensis cultivar V14167 chromosome 8, aradu.V14167.gnm2.J7QH, whole genome shotgun sequence includes the following:
- the LOC107460848 gene encoding uncharacterized protein LOC107460848 — protein sequence MLKPREGKPPQSADLLVCFPSRSHLPLMPKPICSPARPSDHNKRRHHRRKRSISMLAAGGQGGSPSLDVAEPTSPKVTCAGQIKVRHKNTRNTACRSWQSVMEEIEKIHNRRKQRNHLGFKKEVMQFLTCLRSIRFDFRCFGSFPGTDIVTSDDEEEEEEEEEDVEDEEGEESSQRKESGDREEEEGSRTVFSKWFMVVQEHQSSSVDEEKEKKNVVMAHDDEDEDDDDDESVTVVPPRNALLLMRCRSAPAKSWVKRENEEEEGKGKEKVEVVRGQSLKSLMEEEKRIIKTEQDNNKNKNKKVLVMRYESAADWISSDIAKETWIVGGLRETLLKARSCKR from the coding sequence ATGTTGAAGCCAAGAGAAGGAAAACCGCCACAATCTGCAGATCTTCTTGTATGTTTCCCTTCAAGATCCCATCTCCCTCTAATGCCTAAGCCTATTTGCAGCCCTGCCAGACCTTCCGATCACAACAAACGCCGCCACCACCGCCGCAAGAGATCAATCTCCATGCTTGCTGCTGGAGGACAAGGTGGTAGCCCTTCCCTTGACGTTGCGGAACCCACCTCCCCCAAGGTCACTTGCGCCGGTCAGATCAAGGTTCGCCACAAGAACACCCGCAACACCGCTTGCCGGAGCTGGCAGTCGGTCATGGAGGAGATAGAGAAGATCCATAACCGCAGGAAGCAGAGGAATCATCTTGGTTTCAAGAAGGAGGTAATGCAGTTCTTGACTTGCTTGAGAAGCATCAGGTTCGATTTCAGATGCTTTGGATCATTCCCCGGAACCGATATAGTAACCTCCGacgacgaagaagaagaagaagaagaagaggaagacgtCGAAGACgaggaaggagaagagagtAGCCAGAGGAAAGAGAGTGGTGatcgagaagaagaagaaggttcAAGAACCGTGTTTTCGAAATGGTTCATGGTGGTACAAGAGCATCAAAGTAGTAGTGTTgatgaggagaaagagaagaagaacgTAGTAATGGcacatgatgatgaagatgaagatgatgatgatgatgaatcgGTTACAGTGGTTCCTCCTCGGAACGCGTTGCTGCTGATGCGGTGTAGGTCTGCTCCGGCGAAGAGTTGGGTGAAGagagagaatgaagaagaagaaggaaaaggaaaagagaaagtgGAGGTGGTGAGAGGGCAGAGTTTGAAGTCGTTAATGGAGGAAGaaaagagaataataaaaacagAACAAGAtaataacaagaacaagaacaagaaggTGTTGGTGATGAGATACGAGAGTGCAGCTGATTGGATTTCATCGGATATTGCTAAAGAGACATGGATTGTTGGTGGCTTAAGAGAAACATTATTAAAGGCTCGAAGCTGTAAGAGATGa
- the LOC107460817 gene encoding inactive TPR repeat-containing thioredoxin TTL3: MAGKGKNNNNKVDVDFGCGLVGRILQLKSNNRLRKSSVHSLPLKASNNKGQQRDHKVENESNKPQIHESKTPSPRNSFTETFHTLNDDHKQARKSTSAYRNSQNRRPSDAARSSTSSSSGNSEKQHREAIGNSLQLARINTNGHHQKENLSRSPVKDLVPLKLTGNLIVNNSPRTSVSKSMESTPKSKELNPMSSSYYNNASRGGLMGNIMRRNNDEFAAQFRSPRNNNGVDPELLKGMGNEAYKQGRFEEALTLYDRAIAIDSNKATYHCNKSAALIALGRLLEAIMECEEAIKLDPSYGRAHNRLATIYFRLGEAEKALTCNQAASDDDSVLAFQAQALEDHLNKCTEARKVKDWKTIIKETQSAISLGADSAPKIYALQTEALLKLLRHKEAHATYEKVPKFDRDWCNKLFGPVCRAYVLMIGVQVYLAAGRFEDAMTASQQAAKLDPSNSEVNAVLRRARAATSARMSGNLLFKASKFTEACAVYNEGLEHDPNNPVLLCNRAACRSKLGQFEKAIEDCNAALLVQPSYSKARLRRADCNAKLEHWEAAIEDYEVLIREKPGDEEVARALFEAQLQLKLLRGEDIKDLKFGSNLVFISSNDRFQHYVTSPGMSVVLFCNKATNKNVLLVLEQTCKRFPSVNFLKVEIEDHPYLAKSEDVNSVPAFKIYKNGSRVKEIPGNNHQLLEKSVKLYSS, encoded by the exons ATGGCAGGGAAGGgtaagaacaacaacaacaaggtGGATGTTGACTTTGGTTGTGGTTTGGTTGGGAGAATTCTCCAACTTAAAAGCAACAATAGGCTGAGAAAATCATCAGTTCATTCACTACCCTTGAAAGCAAGCAACAACAAAGGACAGCAGAGAGATCATAAGGTGGAAAACGAATCCAACAAGCCTCAAATTCATGAATCAAAGACTCCAAGTCCAAGAAACAGCTTCACTGAGACCTTTCACACATTGAATGATGATCATAAACAAGCCAGAAAGAGCACCTCTGCCTACCGAAACAGCCAGAATCGAAGACCTTCAGATGCTGCAAGAagctcaacatcatcatcatctggtAACTCAGAGAAGCAACACAGAGAAGCCATTGGTAATTCTCTGCAACTTGCTAGGATCAACACTAATGGTCACCACCAAAAAGAAAACTTGAGCAGGTCCCCAGTCAAAGATTTAGTTCCCTTGAAACTCACTGGAAACTTGATAGTTAACAATAGCCCAAGAACCAGTGTATCCAAGAGCATGGAAAGTACTCCCAAGAGTAAAGAGTTAAACCCCATGTCAAGTTCTTATTATAACAATGCAAGCAGAGGAGGACTAATGGGGAATATAATGAGAAGGAACAATGATGAGTTTGCAGCTCAGTTTCGGAGTCCAAGGAATAATAATGGAGTAGACCCTGAGTTGTTGAAGGGAATGGGAAATGAAGCATACAAGCAGGGAAGGTTTGAAGAGGCTCTGACCTTGTATGACAGAGCAATTGCTATTGACTCCAACAAGGCTACATATCATTGCAATAAGAGTGCAGCTTTGATCGCATTGGGACGGCTTCTTGAAGCAATCATGGAGTGTGAGGAAGCTATCAAGTTAGACCCTTCTTATGGCAGGGCTCACAACCGTTTGGCAACAATATATTTCAG GCTTGGAGAAGCAGAAAAGGCACTAACTTGTAATCAGGCAGCTTCAGATGATGATTCGGTTCTTGCTTTTCAAGCTCAGGCTCTTGAAGACCACCTTAACAAATGCACTGAAGCTAGGAAAGTCAAAGATTGGAAAACTATAATAAAGGAAACACAGTCCGCAATATCGTTAGGAGCCGATTCAGCTCCAAAG ATCTATGCTTTACAAACCGAAGCCTTGTTGAAGCTCCTAAGACATAAAGAGGCACATGCCACTTATGAGAAAGTGCCAAAATTTGACCGTGATTGGTGTAACAAATTATTTGGACCGGTTTGTAGAGCTTATGTTTTGATGATAGGCGTACAAGTTTACTTGGCAGCCGGCAG GTTTGAGGATGCTATGACTGCATCTCAGCAAGCAGCCAAATTAGATCCAAGCAACAGTGAGGTGAATGCAGTGTTAAGGAGGGCAAGAGCCGCAACATCAGCCAGAATGAGTGGTAACTTGCTCTTCAAGGCATCAAAATTCACTGAAGCATGTGCGGTGTACAATGAAGGACTCGAGCATGATCCCAACAACCCAGTGCTGCTATGCAACAGGGCAGCGTGCCGTTCTAAACTAGGCCAATTTGAGAAAGCAATTGAAGATTGTAATGCAGCCCTTTTGGTTCAGCCTAGCTATAGCAAGGCAAGGTTGAGGAGAGCTGATTGCAATGCCAAG TTAGAACACTGGGAAGCTGCGATTGAAGACTATGAAGTGCTCATAAGAGAGAAGCCAGGGGATGAAGAGGTGGCCAGGGCTCTGTTTGAGGCCCAGCTCCAACTCAAGCTCCTGCGCGGTGAAGATATCAAAGACTTGAAATTTGGttcgaatttggttttcatctcgaGCAATGATCGGTTCCAACATTATGTAACCTCTCCTG GTATGTCTGTGGTGCTATTTTGCAACAAGGCAACCAATAAAAATGTACTGTTGGTGTTAGAGCAAACCTGCAAGAGATTTCCATCAGTTAATTTTCTTAAG GTGGAGATTGAAGATCACCCATACTTGGCAAAATCAGAAGATGTGAACTCTGTACCAGCCTTCAAAATATACAAGAATGGATCAAGGGTCAAAGAAATTCCGGGAAACAACCACCAGTTGTTGGAAAAATCAGTTAAACTATATAGCAGCTGA